The following coding sequences lie in one Myxococcus xanthus genomic window:
- a CDS encoding LysR family transcriptional regulator, with amino-acid sequence MELRHIRYFLAVAEERNFTRAAARVGIGQPPLSQQIRDLEEEVGTPLFRRMSHGAELTEAGRAFHAAVHSLPVQVAVAIREAQRAGRGETGVLRIGFTSSAAINPVVPGAIRAFRHRYPEVELTLNENNSASLGASLHEGSLELAFMRPSGIDTVEMNVVSWPDEPMVVALPAGHPALPMAASGPVALASLREELFILTPRMNGPDLFDAAVRACAAAGFELRVGQSAPQIASVLSLVATGQGVSIVPASMRQLALEGVSYRDISDARPVARLALVYPKSSRSALVHNFLEIARRDV; translated from the coding sequence ATGGAATTAAGGCATATCCGATATTTCTTGGCGGTCGCCGAGGAGCGAAACTTCACGCGAGCGGCCGCTCGCGTGGGGATCGGTCAGCCGCCGCTCAGCCAGCAGATTCGTGACCTTGAAGAAGAAGTGGGTACCCCGCTTTTTCGCCGAATGTCGCATGGTGCGGAGTTGACCGAGGCGGGCAGGGCCTTTCATGCGGCAGTGCACTCCCTTCCCGTGCAGGTGGCCGTGGCTATCCGGGAGGCACAACGTGCTGGACGTGGCGAAACAGGGGTGCTCCGCATTGGCTTCACGAGTTCAGCGGCGATTAACCCTGTCGTTCCAGGAGCAATTCGGGCATTTCGCCACCGTTATCCCGAGGTCGAGCTGACCCTTAATGAGAATAACAGCGCGTCTCTTGGGGCCTCACTACACGAGGGGAGTCTCGAACTCGCGTTTATGCGCCCCTCTGGAATCGACACGGTTGAGATGAACGTAGTTTCATGGCCCGATGAGCCGATGGTTGTTGCGCTTCCGGCTGGACACCCCGCGTTGCCCATGGCGGCCTCGGGCCCTGTGGCCCTCGCAAGCTTGCGTGAGGAGCTATTCATCCTCACGCCGAGAATGAACGGCCCAGATTTGTTTGACGCCGCAGTGAGGGCTTGCGCTGCGGCTGGCTTCGAGCTGCGCGTGGGACAATCCGCACCACAAATCGCATCGGTCCTTTCGCTCGTCGCAACTGGCCAGGGGGTTTCAATCGTCCCGGCGTCAATGCGTCAACTTGCCCTGGAGGGCGTCAGCTACCGAGATATCAGCGACGCACGGCCGGTTGCACGACTTGCTCTTGTTTACCCGAAATCCAGCCGTTCGGCCCTTGTTCATAACTTCTTGGAGATCGCTCGGCGGGATGTGTAA
- a CDS encoding efflux RND transporter periplasmic adaptor subunit — protein sequence MRGLWGTGVLSAPPGREVRLAPPVPGRLSLLRVSEGDRVRAGDVLAQVDTGPAIAELQQAEAALHEATSALEAAQEKRSRTLFLVERGVAARQDAEQDQSAEAAARAAEVRARSALELARRGVGRTSLQAPFDGVVTTVWVRQGEMVDGSTPAVVQISATDPLELRVFVTQSQAASVAPGQRARLFVDGLAGVREGEVAAVAPSVDSQSGNVLVRLRFANPSGDLRLGAAARAHIVLEDLGPALSVPSSALLPLGDGGVGVARVEEGRVHTVPVRVASEDEGRAIIAGPLTVGESVVVEGGYSLPDDAGVEVVR from the coding sequence GTGCGTGGTCTCTGGGGTACGGGTGTACTGTCCGCTCCGCCAGGGCGTGAAGTCCGGCTTGCGCCCCCGGTGCCCGGCCGGTTGTCGTTGCTGCGTGTGTCGGAGGGTGACCGGGTGCGGGCGGGGGATGTCCTCGCCCAGGTGGACACGGGGCCCGCCATCGCCGAACTCCAGCAGGCGGAGGCCGCGCTGCACGAAGCCACTTCGGCGCTCGAGGCCGCGCAGGAGAAGCGTTCGCGTACCCTTTTCCTGGTCGAGCGTGGGGTCGCGGCCCGTCAGGACGCGGAGCAGGACCAGAGTGCGGAGGCCGCCGCACGTGCTGCCGAGGTGCGCGCCCGGAGTGCCTTGGAGTTGGCCCGGCGCGGCGTGGGGCGCACGTCGCTCCAGGCTCCCTTCGACGGGGTCGTGACGACGGTATGGGTGAGACAGGGCGAGATGGTGGATGGCTCGACGCCCGCCGTGGTCCAGATTTCGGCGACGGACCCGCTGGAGTTGCGCGTGTTCGTCACCCAGTCGCAAGCCGCGTCGGTCGCGCCCGGCCAACGCGCACGTCTCTTCGTCGACGGGCTTGCCGGAGTTCGTGAAGGTGAGGTCGCCGCGGTGGCGCCCTCCGTCGACTCGCAGAGTGGCAATGTGCTGGTCCGTCTGCGTTTCGCCAACCCGAGCGGGGACCTGCGCCTGGGCGCGGCCGCGCGAGCCCACATCGTCCTGGAGGACCTGGGCCCGGCGCTGAGTGTGCCGTCCTCCGCGCTGCTTCCCCTTGGGGATGGCGGTGTTGGCGTCGCCCGGGTCGAGGAAGGGCGGGTCCACACGGTGCCCGTCCGCGTGGCGTCCGAGGACGAAGGACGGGCCATCATCGCGGGACCGCTCACGGTGGGGGAATCCGTAGTCGTGGAGGGAGGCTATTCCCTGCCGGATGATGCTGGCGTGGAGGTCGTCCGGTGA
- a CDS encoding zinc ribbon domain-containing protein YjdM, which yields MSALPSCPKCNSAYTYEDGSLYVCPECAHEWSTAAAAESGEEKREVRDAYGNLLQDGDSVTVIKDLKVKGSSTVVKVGTKVRSIRLVDGDHDIDCKIDGIGAMGLKSEFVKKA from the coding sequence ATGAGCGCCCTGCCCTCCTGCCCGAAGTGCAACTCCGCCTACACGTACGAAGACGGCAGCCTCTACGTCTGCCCGGAGTGCGCGCATGAGTGGTCGACAGCCGCTGCCGCAGAGTCGGGGGAAGAGAAGCGCGAGGTGCGCGACGCCTACGGCAACCTGCTCCAGGACGGCGACAGCGTCACCGTCATCAAGGACTTGAAGGTCAAAGGCTCGTCGACGGTGGTCAAGGTCGGCACCAAGGTCCGGAGCATCCGCCTCGTCGACGGTGACCACGACATCGACTGCAAGATCGACGGCATCGGTGCGATGGGGCTCAAGTCGGAGTTCGTGAAGAAGGCTTGA
- a CDS encoding efflux RND transporter permease subunit — MTWLALLRRNAPGVVVLLSALTLAGALGATRLPGGLYPEVSFPRIVVAATLNGASAQTMQLSVTRPVEEGLSTVLGVRRVRSRTIRAASETSLWFDSRTDMDRALGLVNARLAEVRASLPPDVTLAAERLTPSSFPIQTLAVTGTADPARLRDFALRTLSPGLAGLAGVGRVDVLGGDVRELTIAVDARQLEQEKMDLPALSTSVGSALMLEPVGRVDVRYQQALVVVEGPVESPDLLSTLVVGGTPEAPVRLGDVARVEEGHADRLTRTYANGQPAVLVNVGRSPRADAVTLAREIHARVEEVRTRLPPGIDVALSYDQAGFIARSVSHVRDEVILGGLLTLTVVGLFLRSWRAMAATAVVLPATLAMTIGALWLVGGTLNLMSLGGLAVAIGLVVDDAVVVVEAVYRRVSAGTERWTATAEALREIAWPVTNSTLTTVVVFAPLSLLPGVSGQFFSALAFTLCAAVLFSLLLAVTLTPLLCGWLLVARGAPHASAPSVPKRLREQWSQRPGLLVAGVGLITLLLAMVGRGVGTGFLPELDEGAFVVDYFTPTGTSVAEADRLGRTLEEVVAAIPEVVGTSRRLGAELGPPAATESSRGDLTVSLAPHRKRPGPDIIEETRLRAESALPGVRLEFVELLQDVLSDLEGAPDPVEVMLLGQDVQVLRDFGPRVAERLQGIRGLTDLFDGVAGCTPEAHLEVDLVQAGRLGFTARDVATQVRTALLGEVVGAIPREGRQVDVRVRLHDADRLDPQVLQHLRLRTASGLVVPLMQVVRLHQRCEPAELLSDNLRPLVAVTGRLASRDLGGVTADVQARLATLTPPVGVEVRLGGQRESQRESFRAMVLVLLLATLGVFLVLTFHFRGVVLPLLILGAVPMALSAGVACLRLTGTPLNISSLMGCILLVGLVVKNGILLLDRAEEGRAAGLPTREAIMSATAVRLRPILMTTLATLLGLVPLALGLGEGGELQRPLAITVLGGLSLSTVLVLVGLPAAYVLVRRSSTPSR; from the coding sequence GTGACGTGGCTGGCGCTGCTTCGCCGCAACGCGCCTGGAGTGGTGGTGTTGCTGTCGGCCCTGACGCTCGCGGGCGCGCTCGGCGCAACGCGGCTCCCTGGCGGGCTCTACCCGGAGGTGTCCTTCCCTCGCATCGTCGTCGCGGCGACGTTGAACGGAGCCAGCGCGCAGACGATGCAGCTCTCCGTGACGCGCCCGGTGGAGGAGGGACTGTCCACGGTCCTTGGCGTGCGGCGGGTTCGTTCCCGGACCATCCGCGCGGCTTCTGAGACCTCCCTCTGGTTCGACTCGCGCACGGACATGGACCGGGCCTTGGGGCTCGTCAACGCCCGGCTCGCGGAGGTGCGGGCCTCGCTGCCGCCCGACGTGACGCTTGCCGCCGAGCGGCTGACGCCATCCTCCTTCCCCATCCAGACCCTTGCCGTCACGGGAACAGCGGACCCGGCCCGGCTGCGCGACTTCGCCCTGCGGACGCTGAGCCCTGGACTGGCGGGCCTCGCGGGCGTGGGACGTGTGGACGTGCTCGGGGGCGACGTGCGCGAGCTGACCATCGCCGTCGACGCGCGGCAACTGGAGCAGGAGAAGATGGACCTGCCCGCGCTGTCGACCAGCGTCGGCAGCGCGCTCATGCTCGAACCGGTGGGCCGGGTGGACGTCCGTTACCAGCAGGCGTTGGTGGTGGTGGAGGGACCGGTGGAGTCCCCGGACCTGCTGTCGACGCTCGTGGTGGGGGGCACGCCCGAGGCGCCGGTGCGCCTGGGAGATGTCGCGCGAGTCGAGGAGGGGCATGCGGACCGGCTCACACGGACCTATGCGAACGGCCAACCCGCGGTGCTCGTCAACGTGGGCCGCAGTCCGCGCGCGGATGCCGTCACCCTGGCGCGGGAGATTCACGCGCGGGTGGAGGAGGTGAGGACCCGGTTGCCCCCGGGCATCGATGTCGCGCTCTCCTATGACCAAGCGGGGTTCATCGCCCGGTCCGTGTCCCACGTGCGTGACGAGGTCATCCTGGGGGGGCTGCTCACGCTCACGGTGGTCGGGCTCTTCCTGCGCTCCTGGCGGGCCATGGCGGCCACGGCCGTGGTGCTCCCCGCTACCCTGGCGATGACCATCGGCGCGCTCTGGCTCGTGGGGGGAACGCTGAACCTCATGTCGCTGGGCGGACTGGCGGTCGCCATCGGGTTGGTGGTGGACGACGCCGTGGTCGTGGTGGAAGCGGTGTACCGCCGGGTGTCGGCGGGGACGGAGCGGTGGACTGCGACCGCGGAGGCGCTGCGCGAAATCGCCTGGCCCGTCACCAACTCCACGCTCACCACGGTCGTCGTCTTCGCGCCGCTGTCGTTGTTGCCCGGCGTGTCCGGCCAGTTCTTCTCCGCGCTCGCGTTCACGCTATGCGCCGCGGTGCTGTTCTCCCTGTTGCTGGCCGTCACGTTGACCCCGCTGCTGTGCGGCTGGTTGCTCGTCGCGCGAGGCGCCCCGCACGCGTCGGCGCCCTCCGTCCCGAAGCGCCTGCGCGAGCAGTGGAGCCAGCGTCCGGGGCTGCTCGTCGCCGGGGTGGGGCTCATCACCCTGCTGCTGGCGATGGTGGGCCGGGGCGTGGGGACCGGCTTCCTCCCGGAGCTGGATGAGGGCGCTTTCGTCGTGGACTACTTCACGCCGACGGGTACCTCGGTCGCGGAGGCAGACCGGCTGGGTCGGACGCTGGAAGAAGTGGTGGCCGCGATTCCCGAAGTCGTGGGTACCAGCCGGCGTCTGGGCGCGGAGCTGGGGCCTCCGGCGGCCACGGAATCGTCACGCGGTGACTTGACCGTGTCGCTGGCTCCCCATCGGAAGCGCCCTGGGCCGGACATCATCGAAGAGACGCGCCTTCGTGCGGAATCCGCCCTCCCGGGTGTCCGCCTGGAGTTCGTCGAGCTGCTGCAGGACGTGCTCTCCGACCTGGAGGGCGCGCCGGACCCCGTCGAGGTGATGCTGCTGGGACAGGATGTCCAGGTGCTGCGGGACTTCGGGCCGCGCGTGGCCGAGCGGCTCCAAGGCATCCGCGGCCTCACGGACCTGTTCGACGGTGTCGCGGGATGCACGCCCGAGGCCCACCTGGAAGTGGACCTCGTCCAAGCGGGCCGCTTGGGCTTCACGGCGCGGGACGTGGCGACACAGGTCCGCACCGCGTTGCTGGGGGAAGTCGTGGGAGCCATCCCACGCGAGGGGCGGCAGGTGGACGTGCGCGTGCGGCTGCACGACGCCGACCGCCTGGACCCCCAGGTGCTCCAGCATCTGCGGTTGCGGACCGCTTCAGGGCTGGTTGTTCCATTGATGCAGGTGGTGCGACTGCATCAGCGGTGTGAGCCGGCGGAGCTGTTGTCCGACAACTTGCGTCCATTGGTGGCCGTGACAGGGCGCCTGGCATCTCGAGACCTGGGCGGTGTCACCGCGGATGTCCAGGCGCGGCTCGCGACATTGACGCCGCCCGTGGGCGTGGAGGTGCGGCTGGGGGGCCAGCGCGAGAGTCAGCGCGAGTCCTTCCGAGCCATGGTGCTCGTCTTGTTGCTGGCGACGCTGGGCGTCTTCCTGGTGCTGACCTTCCACTTCCGTGGCGTCGTGCTCCCGCTGCTCATCCTGGGCGCGGTCCCCATGGCCCTCTCCGCGGGCGTCGCGTGCCTGCGGCTCACGGGCACGCCGCTCAACATCTCCTCGTTGATGGGATGCATCCTGCTCGTGGGGCTCGTGGTGAAGAACGGCATCCTCCTGCTCGACCGGGCGGAGGAGGGCCGCGCCGCGGGACTGCCCACTCGCGAGGCCATCATGAGCGCCACCGCCGTGCGCCTGCGTCCCATTCTCATGACGACGCTGGCGACGTTGCTGGGGCTTGTTCCACTCGCACTCGGGTTGGGTGAAGGGGGCGAGCTGCAACGCCCGCTGGCCATCACCGTGCTGGGAGGATTGTCCCTCTCCACCGTCCTGGTGCTGGTGGGGCTGCCGGCAGCGTATGTGCTGGTGCGTCGTTCATCGACTCCTTCACGATGA
- a CDS encoding DMT family transporter produces MQKPHTNHHHGLLQIHIAVLLAGGAGLFAKLLTISPMALVSGRTTFGCLALLIAAILTQTNLRLHGFKDLGALALSGAILATHWFTFFLSIQVSTVAIGLLAFSTFPLFTTILEPIIFSERLHRRDVVTATTVTVGLVLVTPSFDFSNHLTQGLLWGILSAFTFAVLSLLSRSYTHKYSTISISLYQQGFAALCSLPLALQWEGTLTGRDLILLSILGVVFTALGQGLVVASLRHLRARTTSVVFSLEPVYGILLAWLILREVPSTRTLLGGALICGAVVWASLNQGKANAHA; encoded by the coding sequence ATGCAGAAACCCCACACCAACCATCATCACGGGCTCCTTCAAATCCACATTGCCGTATTACTCGCGGGCGGCGCGGGCCTCTTTGCCAAACTCCTCACAATCAGTCCCATGGCACTCGTCTCAGGCCGCACAACATTCGGATGCCTGGCGCTCCTGATTGCTGCCATACTGACCCAAACAAACCTCCGCCTACATGGATTCAAGGACCTGGGAGCCCTAGCCCTCTCAGGTGCAATCCTAGCCACCCACTGGTTTACATTTTTTCTCTCAATCCAAGTATCCACCGTAGCCATCGGACTACTGGCGTTCTCAACATTCCCTCTATTCACCACCATCCTCGAACCCATCATCTTCAGCGAACGTCTACACCGTCGCGACGTCGTCACGGCAACTACCGTGACAGTGGGATTGGTGCTCGTGACGCCGAGCTTCGATTTCAGCAACCATCTGACTCAGGGACTGCTGTGGGGAATTCTCTCCGCATTCACCTTTGCCGTACTGTCGCTCCTAAGTCGCTCCTATACCCATAAATACTCCACCATCAGCATCTCGCTCTATCAGCAGGGCTTTGCCGCACTATGCTCGCTGCCCCTCGCCCTGCAGTGGGAAGGTACGCTTACAGGTCGCGACCTGATACTGCTCTCCATCCTGGGAGTGGTGTTTACCGCGCTAGGACAAGGCCTTGTGGTGGCAAGCCTACGACATCTACGAGCAAGGACGACGAGCGTGGTGTTCAGCCTGGAGCCGGTCTACGGAATCTTGCTCGCGTGGCTCATACTCAGAGAAGTACCTAGCACACGGACGCTACTAGGCGGTGCTCTCATTTGCGGCGCCGTCGTGTGGGCCTCACTCAACCAAGGCAAAGCCAATGCGCACGCCTAA
- a CDS encoding peptidylprolyl isomerase: MSPVASLVSAKALELPTVQAPSLEGISVRVPTPDDLTEEDLLRAFHEKRRALATSRERQPGESLELGDEVRLNIVGYSDGKLIPFSARFGMTTELAPIEALPGFSEAVAEGAKVGQSLQIALELPDTYPVEALQGKPARFLVDVLAAHEVTLPPESAPAFLEKLGLGGTLGEVMTHLRDELEDAAASQLWVQARDMVLDELARRAPVELPRALVDEELRRRWVQAEGQGMLEHQFDVDEQREALEGWLTDPTTRADAERRLHIGIVLKAVTEEHKLQLTPEKLDQLVRDQVEPFGLTAADAHAALRESPETTKRLTEMGWYLLAVEHVMNKAKVTFEGSEQEG; encoded by the coding sequence ATGAGCCCGGTGGCGAGCCTCGTCTCCGCCAAGGCCCTTGAGCTCCCCACCGTGCAGGCGCCCTCCCTGGAGGGAATCTCGGTGCGGGTCCCCACCCCGGACGACCTGACCGAGGAGGACCTGCTACGCGCCTTCCACGAGAAGCGCCGCGCCCTGGCGACCTCGCGCGAGCGTCAACCCGGCGAGTCGCTGGAGCTGGGCGACGAGGTGCGGCTCAACATCGTGGGCTACTCCGACGGTAAGCTCATCCCCTTCTCCGCGCGCTTCGGCATGACGACGGAGCTGGCCCCCATCGAGGCCCTGCCTGGATTCAGCGAGGCCGTGGCCGAGGGTGCCAAGGTGGGCCAGTCCCTGCAGATTGCCCTGGAGCTGCCGGACACGTACCCCGTGGAGGCGCTCCAGGGGAAGCCCGCGCGCTTCCTGGTGGACGTCCTCGCCGCCCACGAGGTGACGCTGCCCCCGGAGAGCGCCCCCGCGTTCCTTGAGAAGCTCGGGCTGGGCGGCACGCTGGGCGAGGTGATGACCCACCTGCGCGACGAGTTGGAGGACGCGGCGGCGTCACAGCTCTGGGTCCAGGCGCGGGACATGGTGCTGGACGAGTTGGCCCGGCGTGCTCCGGTGGAGCTGCCTCGCGCGCTGGTGGACGAAGAGCTGCGCCGCCGCTGGGTCCAGGCCGAGGGCCAGGGCATGCTCGAGCACCAGTTCGACGTCGACGAGCAGAGAGAAGCGCTCGAGGGCTGGCTCACGGACCCCACCACGCGCGCGGACGCCGAGCGCCGGCTGCACATCGGTATCGTGCTGAAGGCCGTCACCGAGGAGCACAAGCTTCAGCTCACCCCGGAGAAGCTCGATCAGTTGGTGCGCGACCAGGTGGAGCCCTTCGGGCTCACCGCTGCGGATGCGCACGCCGCCCTGCGCGAGTCGCCCGAGACGACGAAGCGACTCACCGAGATGGGCTGGTACCTGCTCGCAGTGGAGCACGTCATGAACAAGGCGAAAGTCACCTTCGAGGGCTCCGAGCAGGAGGGCTGA
- a CDS encoding TolC family protein → MSPTVATVLLVCGLAPLGEPLTLREAFLAARGRAPALAQARAQEAVAQGDEALARTFAPLTLSLWGGGNDPRWAVGLTQKLPPPGARAARILAAELTTRSVTDDRRASEAAVRADTRRHYFSLLRAHQLVEASARALSLARESEAAAALLFESGAAPELELIQARIARGAAEVQLLTLRGDLVAASAALALLLGREPSVVLAPVDARPPPLVELDSVLALGAVSPAGEARQAEVAAAEATLRAARRERWPVPTVGVSVEADGPRGRNAFLRGALDLDLSLPGLGRGETARAAAALESARARQNEDQRSRRTELVSTHARLAAALAGMARYAEEILPAVEKTERMALEAYLAGRSPRVALNVALQAATDMRTQAIEATFAAQSAFADLELAVGFPLDAP, encoded by the coding sequence ATGTCTCCCACCGTCGCTACCGTGCTGCTGGTCTGTGGCCTCGCCCCTTTGGGGGAGCCGCTCACGCTGCGCGAAGCGTTCCTCGCGGCCCGAGGACGGGCCCCCGCGCTTGCTCAGGCCCGTGCGCAGGAGGCTGTTGCCCAGGGGGACGAGGCCCTTGCGCGGACCTTCGCTCCGTTGACCCTGTCGCTGTGGGGCGGCGGCAATGACCCGCGATGGGCGGTGGGCTTGACGCAGAAGCTTCCGCCTCCAGGGGCGCGTGCGGCACGCATTCTCGCCGCGGAGTTGACGACGCGAAGCGTCACGGACGACCGCCGCGCGAGTGAGGCCGCGGTCCGGGCGGATACCCGGCGTCACTACTTCTCGCTCCTGCGCGCCCACCAGCTCGTGGAGGCGTCCGCCCGGGCGCTTTCGCTCGCGCGTGAGTCGGAGGCCGCCGCCGCGTTGCTCTTCGAAAGCGGGGCGGCTCCAGAGTTGGAGCTCATCCAGGCCCGCATCGCGCGTGGCGCCGCGGAAGTCCAACTGTTGACCCTGCGGGGAGACCTGGTCGCCGCGTCGGCGGCACTGGCCTTGTTGTTGGGCAGGGAGCCCAGCGTGGTGCTGGCGCCCGTGGATGCGCGGCCGCCGCCCTTGGTGGAACTGGACTCGGTGCTCGCGCTCGGTGCGGTGTCTCCTGCCGGCGAGGCGCGCCAGGCAGAGGTGGCGGCGGCCGAAGCGACGCTGCGGGCGGCACGGCGTGAACGTTGGCCCGTCCCGACGGTGGGAGTCTCCGTGGAGGCGGATGGCCCGCGAGGGCGGAATGCCTTCCTTCGCGGTGCGCTCGACCTGGACCTTTCCCTCCCCGGACTGGGCCGGGGCGAAACGGCTCGCGCCGCGGCCGCCCTGGAGTCCGCGCGTGCTCGTCAGAACGAGGACCAGCGCTCCCGGCGGACGGAGCTTGTTTCCACCCACGCGCGGTTGGCCGCCGCACTCGCGGGCATGGCGCGCTACGCGGAGGAGATTCTGCCCGCCGTGGAGAAGACGGAGCGCATGGCCTTGGAGGCGTATCTGGCGGGCCGAAGCCCCCGGGTGGCGCTCAATGTGGCGCTCCAGGCGGCAACGGACATGCGGACCCAGGCCATCGAGGCCACCTTCGCCGCCCAGTCCGCCTTTGCTGACCTCGAACTCGCTGTCGGGTTTCCGCTCGATGCGCCTTAG